One window of the Clostridium sp. MB40-C1 genome contains the following:
- a CDS encoding ABC transporter ATP-binding protein, translated as MEKVIEMKGITKVFPGTTANDNVDFTLLKGETHVLLGENGAGKTTLMNVLYGLYQPEMGQIFIREKELKITSPNDAIKLGIGMVHQHFMLVHNFTVAQNIVLGMEPRKGLKIDINKAIEDVKEIAKKYGFNINPKDVIEDISVGQQQKVEILKALYRGAEILILDEPTAVLTPQEIEELGQIIDNLKKEGKSVILITHKLKEVMSMSDRVTIIRRGKVTGTVNTKDTSIDELAELMVGRKVQLIVEKKVSDLKGEILRVEDLHANDNRNLPALKGVTFQVNGGEILGIAGVDGNGQTELLEVLTGLRKPISGKISIKNKNIFGKTPREIIDSGVGHIPEDRQRRGLILKYSLFENVILGVHHKEPFSKNKIIDYKVVRKYAQRIIKEFDVRTPGDEVSASSLSGGNQQKLIVAREISKDPDILIAAQPTRGVDVGAIEFIHKRLVGERDSGKAVLLVSFELDEILALSDRIAVMYDGEIVAILDRKDADEQKLGILMAGGSLNADNKGVNKIE; from the coding sequence ATGGAAAAAGTCATTGAAATGAAAGGCATTACCAAGGTTTTCCCGGGGACTACCGCTAATGATAATGTGGATTTTACATTGTTAAAAGGTGAAACTCATGTTTTACTTGGAGAAAATGGAGCTGGTAAAACCACACTTATGAATGTTTTATATGGGCTATACCAACCAGAGATGGGACAGATTTTTATAAGAGAGAAAGAACTGAAAATAACTAGTCCTAATGATGCTATAAAGTTAGGAATAGGAATGGTGCACCAGCATTTTATGCTTGTACATAATTTTACTGTTGCTCAAAATATTGTATTAGGGATGGAACCAAGAAAAGGATTAAAAATTGATATTAATAAAGCTATAGAAGATGTTAAAGAAATTGCTAAAAAATATGGATTTAATATAAATCCTAAGGATGTAATTGAGGATATCAGTGTTGGTCAACAGCAAAAAGTTGAAATATTAAAAGCTTTATATAGAGGTGCAGAAATATTAATATTAGATGAGCCAACAGCCGTTTTAACTCCTCAAGAGATTGAAGAGTTAGGACAAATTATAGACAATTTGAAAAAGGAAGGTAAATCAGTAATATTAATTACACATAAGCTAAAAGAAGTTATGAGTATGAGTGATAGAGTAACAATAATAAGAAGAGGAAAAGTAACTGGCACTGTGAATACTAAGGATACATCTATAGATGAATTAGCAGAACTTATGGTGGGAAGAAAAGTTCAGCTAATAGTAGAAAAGAAAGTTAGTGATTTGAAGGGGGAAATATTAAGAGTAGAAGATCTTCATGCTAATGATAATAGAAATCTGCCAGCTTTAAAAGGGGTAACCTTCCAAGTCAATGGAGGAGAAATTCTAGGAATAGCAGGGGTTGATGGGAATGGTCAGACAGAACTTTTAGAAGTATTGACAGGACTTAGAAAACCTATAAGTGGAAAAATAAGCATAAAAAATAAAAATATTTTTGGTAAGACACCTAGAGAAATAATAGATAGTGGGGTTGGACACATACCAGAAGATAGGCAGAGAAGAGGATTGATACTTAAATATTCCTTATTTGAAAACGTTATTTTAGGAGTACATCATAAGGAACCTTTTAGTAAAAATAAAATTATAGACTATAAAGTAGTAAGAAAGTATGCTCAAAGAATAATAAAAGAGTTTGATGTAAGAACTCCTGGGGATGAAGTTTCAGCTTCTTCATTGTCAGGAGGAAATCAACAAAAATTAATTGTTGCTAGAGAAATATCAAAAGATCCAGATATTTTAATAGCAGCACAACCTACAAGAGGAGTTGATGTTGGAGCTATAGAGTTTATTCATAAAAGACTTGTGGGAGAGAGAGATTCAGGAAAAGCTGTTTTATTAGTATCCTTTGAGTTGGATGAAATATTAGCTTTATCAGATAGAATTGCAGTTATGTATGATGGAGAAATAGTAGCTATTTTAGATAGAAAAGATGCAGATGAACAGAAATTAGGTATACTCATGGCTGGAGGAAGTTTAAACGCTGATAATAAAGGAGTGAACAAAATTGAGTAA
- a CDS encoding BMP family protein, translating to MKKRRLVAILATVAVVASLFAGCGGKPENKDNKAAQEQKKDETKKSDIKIGLSTDEGGLNDKSFNQAADMGIKKAEKEFGFEYKALESTKKENFVPHLQTLSTGANSNLTFAIGYQMAEALAEVAKSAQDKNFAIVDFAPDKPEDVLKNVQYLRFNDHEGSFLVGVIAAKTSKTGKIGFIGGKQSPLIGKFEAGYIAGARAINPNIKVDVRYADSFSDSNKGYELAKAEYGSGCDIVYHAAGGVGLGLFKATKEIKDSGKQVWAIGVDQDQVLTVTDANKKPMYADIILTSMIKRVDTATYEAVKEVVEGKFQGGKIRTFSLKENGVGIAPTSRGQIPDDVKDIVKQNVSKEVITLVDKYEAAIKEGKIKVPEKPEDAKKFTTDFKAE from the coding sequence ATGAAAAAAAGAAGACTAGTTGCTATTTTAGCGACAGTAGCTGTGGTTGCATCTTTGTTTGCAGGCTGCGGTGGTAAACCTGAGAATAAGGATAATAAGGCAGCACAAGAACAAAAGAAAGATGAAACTAAAAAATCAGACATAAAAATAGGTCTTTCAACTGATGAAGGTGGATTAAATGATAAATCATTTAATCAAGCAGCAGATATGGGAATTAAAAAAGCAGAGAAAGAATTTGGGTTTGAATATAAAGCTTTAGAATCAACTAAAAAAGAAAACTTTGTTCCACATCTTCAAACATTATCAACAGGTGCTAACTCTAATTTAACATTTGCTATTGGATATCAAATGGCTGAAGCTTTGGCAGAAGTAGCTAAATCAGCACAAGACAAGAACTTTGCTATTGTTGATTTTGCACCAGATAAACCTGAGGATGTGTTGAAGAATGTTCAGTATTTACGTTTTAATGATCATGAAGGATCATTCTTAGTAGGAGTTATAGCAGCAAAAACTTCAAAAACTGGTAAAATAGGATTTATAGGTGGAAAGCAAAGTCCGTTAATTGGAAAATTTGAAGCTGGATATATAGCAGGAGCTAGAGCTATAAATCCAAATATAAAAGTGGATGTTAGATATGCTGATAGCTTTAGTGATTCAAACAAAGGATATGAACTTGCAAAAGCTGAATATGGATCAGGATGTGATATAGTTTACCATGCAGCAGGTGGTGTTGGATTAGGATTGTTTAAGGCAACTAAAGAAATAAAAGATAGTGGAAAGCAAGTTTGGGCTATAGGTGTTGACCAAGACCAAGTATTAACAGTTACAGATGCAAATAAAAAACCTATGTATGCTGATATAATACTTACAAGTATGATAAAGAGAGTTGATACTGCAACTTATGAAGCAGTAAAAGAAGTTGTTGAAGGAAAATTCCAAGGCGGAAAAATTAGAACATTTAGTCTTAAAGAAAACGGTGTTGGTATAGCTCCAACTTCAAGAGGACAAATACCAGATGACGTAAAAGATATAGTTAAACAAAATGTATCTAAAGAGGTTATAACTTTAGTTGATAAATATGAAGCAGCTATAAAAGAAGGTAAAATAAAAGTTCCAGAAAAACCAGAAGATGCTAAAAAATTCACAACTGATTTTAAAGCGGAATAA
- a CDS encoding ABC transporter permease: MDNTIFPLVASTLRMAAPLIFTAIGAVFAERSGVVNIGLDGMMIMGAFFAVLGSKMYGPITGILFAMLAGGVMATIHAFLSINLRADQIISGTAINLFATALASFLIGPIFKTGGQTDLVKGLSYDLPGFLEKVPILKDLNWFVIGAFILVFVANFVLFKTPLGLRIRAVGEHPSAADTLGINVYKMRYLCVILSGILAGLGGAALSIGLTPVYKDGMVAGRGFIALAAMIFGNWKPVGTMWACLLFAFGNAFQIQAQGFTMIRLPNELYSSIPYILTMLALAGFVGKTTAPRADGQPYIKGQR, from the coding sequence ATGGATAATACAATATTCCCTTTGGTAGCTTCTACTTTGAGAATGGCAGCACCACTTATATTTACTGCAATAGGAGCGGTTTTCGCTGAAAGATCTGGAGTGGTTAATATAGGATTAGATGGAATGATGATAATGGGAGCTTTCTTTGCCGTTTTGGGTTCCAAAATGTATGGACCTATAACAGGTATATTATTTGCTATGCTAGCAGGTGGAGTTATGGCTACTATTCATGCTTTTTTAAGTATAAATTTAAGGGCTGATCAGATTATTTCTGGTACTGCAATAAATCTTTTCGCAACAGCATTAGCAAGTTTTTTAATAGGACCTATATTTAAAACTGGTGGTCAAACTGATTTAGTTAAAGGACTTTCTTATGATTTACCAGGTTTTTTGGAAAAGGTACCTATCTTAAAAGATTTAAATTGGTTTGTAATAGGAGCTTTTATTTTAGTTTTTGTTGCTAACTTTGTGTTGTTTAAAACTCCACTGGGTTTAAGAATAAGAGCTGTTGGAGAACATCCAAGTGCAGCAGATACTCTTGGAATTAATGTTTATAAAATGAGATATTTATGTGTAATTTTATCAGGTATATTAGCAGGTCTTGGAGGAGCTGCGTTATCTATAGGATTAACACCAGTTTATAAGGATGGGATGGTAGCTGGTAGAGGATTTATAGCTCTTGCTGCAATGATATTTGGTAACTGGAAACCGGTGGGAACTATGTGGGCATGTTTATTATTTGCTTTTGGTAATGCATTCCAAATACAAGCACAAGGTTTTACTATGATAAGATTACCAAATGAACTTTATTCTTCTATACCATATATATTAACAATGTTAGCACTTGCAGGATTTGTAGGTAAAACAACTGCACCTAGAGCTGATGGTCAACCGTATATTAAAGGACAAAGGTAA
- a CDS encoding ABC transporter permease: MSKKSSNSNFLNIIKQSIKSLIFPLFAIIISIFVAVFFVMWSKGYSITQYFSALTDLFSIIWEGSFATKRNALTTISYVTPLIFTGIANAVAFKCGLFNIGVEGQFIMGMISAAIIGLIPGLNPFIHIILIILGGMLAGTIWGGIPGILKAKFGTNEVINTIMMNYIGMYFANWIVQKSVFSVAPTYTNTPLIQQSARLMPLSKLSKANIGIFIAIAFAILVYWLLWKTTIGYEIRGVGINPSGAEYGGINVAKNMTLAMVISGSLAGIGGATHLSGVLYQCQDFMAFPGFGFDGIAVALLAKSNPIGCIASAILFGALNSSATMLQFNDIPKEIVFLIQSIIIIFVATDYVVKYFADKKKKGEIING, from the coding sequence TTGAGTAAAAAATCATCCAATAGTAATTTTTTAAATATAATAAAACAATCAATTAAGAGTTTGATATTTCCTTTGTTTGCAATAATAATATCTATATTTGTTGCTGTATTCTTTGTTATGTGGTCTAAAGGATATTCTATAACACAATATTTTTCAGCTTTAACAGATTTATTTAGTATAATATGGGAAGGAAGTTTTGCTACTAAAAGGAATGCTCTTACTACTATTTCCTATGTAACTCCACTTATATTTACAGGTATAGCAAATGCTGTTGCATTTAAATGTGGTCTATTTAACATTGGAGTTGAAGGACAATTTATAATGGGTATGATTTCAGCAGCTATAATTGGATTAATACCAGGATTAAACCCTTTTATTCATATTATTTTAATAATACTTGGTGGTATGCTAGCAGGAACTATATGGGGCGGAATACCAGGTATACTAAAAGCTAAGTTTGGAACAAATGAAGTTATAAATACGATTATGATGAATTATATAGGTATGTACTTTGCAAATTGGATTGTTCAAAAATCTGTATTTTCAGTGGCACCAACATATACAAATACTCCATTGATTCAACAAAGTGCGAGATTGATGCCTTTAAGCAAGCTTAGTAAAGCTAATATAGGTATATTTATTGCAATAGCTTTTGCTATATTAGTTTATTGGCTTTTATGGAAGACTACTATAGGATATGAAATCAGAGGAGTTGGAATAAATCCATCAGGAGCAGAATATGGTGGAATAAATGTAGCTAAAAACATGACACTTGCTATGGTTATATCAGGATCACTTGCTGGTATTGGAGGAGCAACACATTTATCTGGCGTGTTATATCAATGTCAAGATTTTATGGCATTTCCTGGGTTTGGATTTGATGGTATAGCTGTTGCACTTTTGGCTAAATCTAATCCAATCGGATGTATTGCTTCAGCAATTTTATTCGGAGCTTTAAATAGTAGTGCCACTATGCTTCAATTTAATGATATACCAAAAGAAATAGTATTTTTAATTCAATCTATAATAATTATATTTGTTGCAACAGACTATGTAGTTAAATATTTTGCAGATAAGAAAAAGAAGGGAGAGATAATAAATGGATAA
- the gap gene encoding type I glyceraldehyde-3-phosphate dehydrogenase: MKKVAINGFGRIGRLALRLMIDNPEFEVVAINDLTDAKTLAHLFKYDSAQGRFNGQIEVKDGAFVVNGKEIKVTAEAKPENLPWGELGVDIVLECTGFFTSKEKASAHVKAGAKKVVISAPAGNDLPTVVYNVNHDILKGEETVISGASCTTNCLAPMTKVLNDSFGLTKGFMTTIHAYTNDQNTLDAPHKKGDLRRARAAAASIIPNSTGAAKAIGLVIPELAGKLDGNAQRVPVITGSITELVCTLGKKVTVEEINAAMKAAANESFGYTEDPIVSSDVIGMNFGSLFDGTQTKIMEVNGEQLVKVASWYDNEMSYTSQLIRTLNYFANLTK, encoded by the coding sequence ATGAAAAAAGTTGCAATTAATGGATTTGGAAGAATCGGAAGATTAGCATTGAGATTAATGATTGACAACCCAGAATTTGAGGTGGTTGCAATAAACGATCTAACAGATGCTAAAACTTTGGCACACTTATTCAAATATGACTCAGCTCAAGGTAGATTTAATGGTCAAATAGAAGTTAAAGATGGAGCTTTCGTAGTTAATGGAAAAGAAATAAAAGTTACTGCAGAAGCTAAACCAGAAAATTTACCATGGGGAGAACTAGGAGTAGATATAGTTTTAGAATGTACTGGTTTCTTTACTTCAAAAGAAAAAGCTTCAGCTCATGTAAAAGCTGGTGCTAAGAAAGTTGTTATATCAGCTCCAGCTGGTAATGACCTTCCAACTGTAGTTTACAATGTAAACCATGATATATTAAAAGGAGAAGAAACAGTTATATCAGGTGCATCATGCACAACTAACTGCTTAGCTCCAATGACTAAAGTTTTAAATGATAGCTTTGGATTAACTAAAGGATTTATGACTACAATCCATGCTTATACAAATGACCAAAATACTTTAGATGCTCCACATAAAAAAGGTGACTTAAGAAGAGCAAGAGCTGCAGCTGCAAGTATCATTCCAAACTCAACAGGAGCTGCTAAAGCTATTGGATTAGTTATTCCAGAATTAGCTGGTAAATTAGATGGAAACGCTCAAAGAGTTCCAGTTATAACTGGTTCAATTACTGAATTAGTATGTACTTTAGGTAAAAAAGTTACTGTTGAAGAAATTAATGCTGCTATGAAAGCTGCTGCTAATGAATCATTTGGATATACTGAAGATCCAATAGTATCTTCAGATGTTATCGGAATGAATTTCGGATCATTATTTGATGGAACTCAAACTAAGATTATGGAAGTTAATGGAGAACAATTAGTTAAGGTTGCTTCATGGTATGACAATGAAATGTCATATACTTCACAATTAATAAGAACTTTAAACTATTTTGCAAACCTTACAAAATAA